In a genomic window of Streptomyces pristinaespiralis:
- a CDS encoding cytochrome P450 yields MELREILRPDATLPALLEGYAWLPDLVRRSGGAPVRTRLMGRPAIALHGLDAVPFFYDEQHIARRSALPGPVLDTLFGRGAVHTLDGPAHRARKALFVSLLKDPEGVDGLAGRAVKEWETAVAEWAHRPRIELFTEASVLITRAVCDWAGVPRGEDDGRATARDLVAMVDGFATAGPRHRRARSARTRQEARLRALIEDIRGSGTEHSGSALHAVALHRDDDGLLDAHTAAVEVLNIIRPTAAVAWFMAFAAHAMHRWPRQRELLREGGPADAEAFAHEVRRFYPFVPFLGGVAVRDLEWRGERIAEGTLVLLDVYGHHHDPAIWPDPYVFEPARFTDGGPAGSDLLIPQGGGDTATGHRCPGEDVTVALLKALAPRLARLEHGVPPQDLSIPLRRVPTRPVDGFLLAALPARTG; encoded by the coding sequence ATGGAACTACGCGAGATCCTTCGCCCCGACGCCACCTTGCCCGCGCTTCTCGAGGGGTACGCCTGGCTGCCCGACCTGGTGCGGCGCAGCGGCGGCGCTCCCGTGAGGACCCGGCTCATGGGCCGGCCGGCGATCGCCCTGCACGGCCTCGACGCGGTGCCCTTCTTCTACGACGAACAGCACATCGCACGCCGCTCCGCGCTGCCGGGGCCCGTCCTGGACACGCTCTTCGGCCGGGGAGCGGTGCATACGCTCGACGGCCCGGCGCACCGAGCCCGTAAAGCGCTGTTCGTCTCCCTCCTGAAGGACCCGGAGGGGGTGGACGGCCTTGCCGGACGGGCCGTGAAGGAGTGGGAGACCGCTGTCGCGGAGTGGGCCCACCGGCCGAGGATCGAACTGTTCACCGAGGCGAGTGTGCTGATCACCCGCGCCGTCTGCGACTGGGCGGGGGTACCCCGCGGAGAGGACGACGGCCGGGCCACGGCACGCGACCTGGTGGCGATGGTCGACGGTTTCGCCACCGCGGGACCGCGGCACCGGCGTGCCCGCAGCGCCCGTACCCGCCAGGAAGCACGGCTCCGCGCCCTGATCGAGGACATCCGCGGGAGCGGGACGGAGCACTCCGGCTCGGCGTTGCACGCCGTGGCACTGCACCGCGACGACGACGGGCTGCTGGACGCGCACACCGCCGCGGTCGAAGTGCTCAACATCATCCGGCCGACCGCGGCGGTGGCCTGGTTCATGGCCTTCGCCGCGCACGCGATGCACCGGTGGCCCCGGCAGCGGGAACTGCTGCGCGAGGGCGGACCGGCTGACGCGGAGGCCTTCGCCCACGAGGTCCGCCGCTTCTACCCGTTCGTGCCCTTCCTGGGCGGTGTCGCGGTGCGGGATCTTGAATGGCGGGGCGAGCGGATCGCCGAGGGCACACTCGTGCTGCTCGACGTCTACGGCCACCATCACGATCCGGCGATCTGGCCCGACCCGTACGTCTTCGAGCCCGCGCGGTTCACCGACGGCGGGCCGGCCGGATCGGACCTGCTCATCCCGCAGGGCGGCGGCGACACGGCGACGGGGCACCGGTGTCCGGGCGAGGACGTCACGGTCGCGCTGCTGAAGGCCCTCGCGCCACGGCTCGCGCGACTGGAGCACGGTGTGCCGCCGCAGGACCTGTCGATCCCCCTGCGCCGGGTCCCGACCCGCCCGGTCGACGGCTTCCTGCTGGCCGCCCTGCCGGCGCGCACCGGCTGA
- a CDS encoding ANTAR domain-containing response regulator yields the protein MLPPTDPTVEPAAGARDLSDFTEAAMRCVEPCCGAATTVTDGSAERRAAATHPDLTTLISVELDAGEGPTSIALDTGEPVAAIDLLDEERWPEYRAAALESGIRSSVTMPFRRSEVEVTLSLYSFHPGAFAHLAHHPVVVLGEQFAQGLVRDHFYRAALAQVNQLETALDSRAVIDQASGILMHALGCDPAAAFDVMRRFSQQTNRKLSAVAEEIVRSRGRSLRAQQHPR from the coding sequence ATGCTGCCCCCGACGGACCCGACCGTGGAACCCGCCGCCGGCGCCCGCGACCTTTCGGACTTCACGGAAGCGGCGATGCGCTGTGTGGAGCCCTGCTGCGGCGCGGCGACGACGGTCACCGACGGCTCGGCCGAGCGCCGCGCCGCCGCCACCCACCCCGATCTGACGACCCTGATCTCCGTCGAGCTCGATGCGGGCGAAGGTCCCACCTCTATCGCCCTGGACACGGGCGAGCCCGTCGCGGCCATCGATCTGCTGGACGAGGAGCGCTGGCCGGAATACCGTGCCGCGGCCCTGGAGTCGGGTATCCGCTCCAGCGTCACGATGCCGTTCCGGCGCAGCGAGGTGGAAGTGACGCTGAGTCTCTACAGCTTCCACCCCGGGGCGTTCGCCCATCTGGCCCATCATCCGGTGGTCGTGCTGGGAGAGCAGTTCGCCCAAGGGCTGGTGCGCGACCACTTCTACCGGGCGGCTCTCGCCCAGGTGAACCAGCTCGAGACGGCCCTGGACTCACGCGCCGTCATCGACCAGGCCAGCGGCATCCTGATGCACGCCCTCGGCTGCGACCCCGCCGCGGCCTTCGACGTCATGCGGCGCTTCTCGCAGCAGACCAACCGCAAGCTGAGCGCCGTGGCGGAGGAGATCGTGCGCAGCAGGGGCCGCAGTCTGCGGGCGCAGCAGCACCCACGGTGA
- a CDS encoding PAS domain-containing protein: MAQSDESGDDLEDFVRRVAELRAARGLPPDEQQTLLDAALFELQHVSETLWPKYERLAAQGPARASADRTELQLLRALFQRLPLPVALIGGDTVVRRMNLAATDLTGVRAGYAAGRPLSGLLRPGDRSALRSQAAAVARGEGPRSLRVHLQQRPEETLRATLTALRPPNEPHPAVLMVLQSDMVHDRQDGGRSGAPAGRTGTRLRRATAPDLAEVAAHAAQIDLLDGMTTALLSAPVGEPEAVLDAAAAVLAAHGADWAVADLVTGAGLRRIAVKGPSGEEAAALAARMAAQDPAGCPIVVDCAREGSSLLQVRPEDLDCFGRDADGDSVLVQADVTSLLCVPVQERREGGGRVLGVLSLFRSGGTHAFSMAHARAVDVVSRHVALAMRRAV; this comes from the coding sequence ATGGCGCAGAGCGATGAGTCCGGCGACGACCTCGAGGATTTCGTCCGCCGGGTGGCCGAGCTGAGAGCCGCGCGGGGTCTGCCGCCGGACGAGCAGCAGACCCTCCTGGACGCGGCCCTGTTCGAACTCCAGCACGTTTCGGAGACCCTGTGGCCCAAGTACGAACGCCTGGCGGCCCAGGGCCCGGCCCGGGCGTCGGCGGACCGCACCGAGCTCCAGCTCCTGCGGGCCCTCTTCCAGCGGCTTCCGCTGCCCGTGGCCCTCATCGGCGGTGACACGGTCGTCCGCCGGATGAACCTCGCCGCCACGGACCTCACCGGTGTACGCGCCGGCTACGCCGCCGGCCGGCCGCTGTCCGGGCTGCTGCGCCCCGGCGACCGCAGCGCCCTGCGCTCGCAGGCGGCCGCCGTCGCCAGGGGAGAGGGGCCGCGCAGCCTGCGCGTACATCTGCAGCAGCGTCCGGAGGAGACGCTGCGGGCCACACTCACCGCACTGCGCCCGCCGAACGAACCGCACCCCGCCGTGCTCATGGTCCTCCAGTCCGACATGGTCCACGACCGGCAGGACGGCGGCCGGTCCGGCGCCCCGGCCGGCCGCACCGGGACCAGACTGCGCCGCGCCACCGCCCCCGACCTCGCGGAGGTCGCCGCGCACGCGGCCCAGATCGACCTTCTGGACGGCATGACCACCGCGCTGCTGTCCGCCCCCGTCGGCGAACCGGAAGCGGTGCTGGACGCGGCGGCGGCGGTGCTCGCCGCCCACGGCGCGGACTGGGCCGTCGCCGACCTCGTGACCGGAGCCGGTCTGCGCCGCATCGCCGTGAAGGGCCCGTCCGGCGAGGAGGCGGCCGCGCTGGCGGCACGGATGGCGGCCCAGGACCCGGCCGGCTGCCCGATCGTCGTCGACTGCGCCCGGGAGGGCTCCTCGCTGCTCCAGGTGCGCCCGGAGGACCTCGACTGCTTCGGCCGGGACGCGGACGGTGACTCCGTCCTCGTACAGGCCGACGTGACGTCCCTGCTCTGCGTGCCCGTCCAGGAACGCCGTGAGGGAGGGGGGCGGGTCCTCGGGGTGCTGTCGCTGTTCCGCAGTGGGGGCACGCACGCGTTCTCGATGGCGCACGCCCGTGCCGTCGACGTCGTCTCGCGGCATGTCGCGCTGGCTATGCGGCGCGCCGTATGA
- a CDS encoding SigB/SigF/SigG family RNA polymerase sigma factor, whose amino-acid sequence MPTFAHTKHSHSDAPDTAAAFRRLAELDDGPERQEVRQEIVSAWLPMAERIAGRFRNRGESIEDLQQVAALGLVKAVDRYDPSRGAFESFAVPTVVGEVKRHFRDHMWALHVPRRVQDLRNRVRFARQDLVQTVSGRAPTVAEIAERAGVSEEDALVGLEALESFTALSLDAELPGADDGYSLSDTLGSADPAIDVLVDREAVKPGLRKLPEREQNILYMRFFRDMTQSSIAQTLGISQMHVSRLISRCCDQLRNEVMRDEALREDVIRRAA is encoded by the coding sequence ATGCCCACGTTCGCTCACACCAAGCACTCTCACTCCGACGCCCCCGACACAGCGGCCGCCTTCCGCAGGCTCGCCGAACTCGACGACGGACCCGAGCGGCAGGAAGTACGCCAGGAGATCGTGTCCGCCTGGCTGCCGATGGCCGAACGGATCGCCGGCCGGTTCCGCAACCGCGGCGAGTCCATCGAGGACCTCCAGCAGGTCGCCGCTCTCGGCCTGGTCAAGGCGGTCGACCGCTACGACCCCTCGCGCGGCGCCTTCGAGAGCTTCGCGGTGCCCACCGTCGTGGGCGAGGTCAAGCGGCACTTCCGCGACCACATGTGGGCCCTGCACGTGCCGCGCCGCGTCCAGGATCTGCGTAACCGCGTCCGGTTCGCCCGCCAGGACCTCGTGCAGACGGTCTCGGGGCGCGCCCCGACCGTCGCCGAGATCGCCGAACGCGCCGGCGTCTCCGAGGAGGACGCCCTGGTCGGTCTTGAGGCGCTGGAGAGTTTCACCGCGCTGTCCCTCGACGCGGAGCTCCCGGGCGCGGACGACGGCTACTCGCTCAGCGACACCCTGGGCTCGGCCGATCCCGCGATCGACGTGCTGGTGGACCGCGAGGCGGTGAAGCCGGGACTGCGCAAGCTGCCCGAGCGTGAGCAGAACATCCTGTACATGCGCTTCTTCCGCGACATGACCCAGAGCAGCATCGCCCAGACGCTGGGGATCTCCCAGATGCACGTGTCCCGGCTGATCAGCCGGTGCTGCGACCAGCTGCGGAACGAGGTCATGCGCGACGAGGCCCTGCGCGAGGACGTCATACGGCGCGCCGCATAG
- a CDS encoding metallophosphoesterase family protein: protein MIRVAAVGDIHLAPDSRGLLRPAWETLGDCADMLLLAGDLTRHGTLEEAQVVADEIKGLPVPVIAVLGNHDYHSDLQDEVTGVLERAGATVLEGAGTVLDVGGTKVGVAGTKGFGGGFAGRSAGEFGEPEMRSFVRYSRLCAADLARSLLDLRDRGCEVLIALTHFSPVPDTLAGEPPEIYPFLGTYLLAEAIDEGEAHLAVHGHAHMGTEHGMTAGGVKVRNVAQPVIGHAFAVYHLPVDARIDVPAVG from the coding sequence GTGATCCGTGTTGCTGCCGTGGGAGACATCCACCTGGCGCCCGACAGCCGAGGGCTGCTGCGCCCCGCGTGGGAGACGCTCGGTGACTGTGCCGACATGCTGCTGCTGGCGGGCGACCTGACCCGCCACGGCACGCTCGAGGAGGCACAGGTGGTTGCCGACGAGATCAAGGGGCTGCCGGTGCCGGTCATCGCCGTCCTGGGGAACCACGACTACCACAGTGACCTTCAGGACGAGGTGACGGGCGTACTCGAACGCGCCGGCGCGACCGTCCTCGAGGGCGCGGGCACGGTGCTCGACGTCGGCGGCACCAAGGTCGGCGTCGCCGGCACGAAGGGCTTCGGCGGCGGCTTCGCGGGCCGCAGCGCGGGCGAGTTCGGCGAGCCGGAGATGAGGTCCTTCGTCCGTTACAGCCGCCTGTGCGCGGCCGATCTGGCCCGTTCCCTGCTCGATCTGCGGGACCGGGGCTGCGAGGTCCTCATCGCCCTCACGCACTTCTCGCCGGTCCCCGACACGCTGGCCGGGGAACCGCCGGAGATCTATCCGTTCCTGGGCACGTACCTCCTCGCGGAGGCGATCGACGAGGGCGAGGCGCACCTGGCGGTGCACGGCCACGCCCACATGGGCACCGAGCACGGGATGACCGCCGGCGGTGTCAAGGTGCGTAATGTCGCGCAGCCGGTCATCGGCCACGCGTTCGCCGTGTACCACCTTCCGGTGGATGCGCGGATCGACGTACCGGCCGTCGGCTGA
- a CDS encoding BON domain-containing protein — MREPEASEYRIARLRERLADEEISELGVQIDMRGGYVHLWGTVSTAACRSEILRIAETELGGLPVRADLTVACATAPERPEELE; from the coding sequence ATGAGGGAACCTGAGGCTTCCGAGTACCGGATCGCTCGTCTGCGGGAGCGGCTCGCGGACGAGGAGATCTCGGAACTGGGCGTACAGATCGACATGCGCGGCGGATACGTGCACCTGTGGGGCACCGTGTCCACGGCCGCGTGCAGGAGCGAGATCCTGCGCATCGCAGAGACCGAACTCGGCGGGCTGCCGGTGCGGGCCGACCTCACGGTCGCCTGTGCCACGGCCCCCGAACGGCCCGAGGAGCTCGAGTGA
- a CDS encoding nucleotidyltransferase family protein, with amino-acid sequence MNHPQDTARPGTLPRASGPGGALDAVAAVQPAASAPEELPQDHTQAILQATKQVGALLKASGYPFALVGSVAAYAHGVPIRLQHDSDFCLRREDAEGVVRTLVEGGIEVVSPPEDWLVKARAGGEEIDLIFELAHRPVTKEMLDRAEILPVDSVHMPVLAPSDLLESRLTALSEHHCDFGALLPIARALRERVDWDRLRREHSSSPMPDAFLYLLERLDVIPPREVPHEGT; translated from the coding sequence ATGAACCACCCTCAGGACACGGCCCGGCCGGGAACTCTGCCTCGGGCCTCAGGGCCCGGCGGAGCGCTCGACGCGGTCGCCGCCGTCCAACCGGCGGCGAGCGCCCCGGAAGAACTGCCGCAGGACCACACCCAGGCGATCCTTCAGGCCACGAAACAGGTGGGCGCCCTGCTCAAGGCGTCGGGGTACCCCTTCGCCCTGGTCGGAAGCGTGGCCGCCTACGCGCACGGAGTGCCCATCCGGCTGCAGCACGACTCAGACTTCTGCCTCCGCAGGGAGGACGCCGAGGGCGTGGTGCGGACCCTCGTCGAAGGGGGGATCGAGGTCGTCTCGCCGCCGGAGGACTGGCTGGTGAAGGCCAGGGCGGGCGGCGAGGAGATCGACCTGATCTTCGAACTGGCCCACCGCCCCGTCACCAAGGAGATGCTCGACCGGGCCGAGATCCTGCCGGTCGACTCCGTGCACATGCCGGTGCTCGCCCCGTCCGACCTGCTGGAGAGCCGCCTCACAGCGCTGTCGGAGCATCACTGCGACTTCGGCGCCCTGCTGCCGATCGCCCGGGCGCTGCGCGAGCGGGTCGACTGGGACCGGCTGCGCCGCGAGCACTCCTCCTCGCCGATGCCGGACGCGTTCCTGTATCTGCTTGAGCGGCTGGACGTCATCCCGCCGCGGGAGGTGCCCCATGAGGGAACCTGA
- a CDS encoding STAS domain-containing protein: protein MVSRATRPPGEESAAGGERFGVAARQRGDTVVLSLSGELDHDTAAPLREAIEEHLHAGAKRLVVDCAGLDFCDSTGLNVLLHGRLAAQETDARVELAGLRPPVARMFEITGAHTVFRVHAGVDEALADEPST from the coding sequence ATGGTCTCGCGAGCCACCAGGCCGCCGGGGGAGGAATCCGCCGCCGGCGGCGAGCGGTTCGGCGTCGCCGCCCGGCAACGGGGCGACACCGTCGTCCTCTCCCTGAGCGGCGAACTCGACCACGACACCGCCGCGCCCCTGCGGGAAGCCATCGAGGAGCATCTGCACGCGGGCGCCAAGCGGCTCGTCGTCGACTGCGCCGGACTGGACTTCTGCGACTCCACCGGGCTGAACGTCCTCCTGCACGGGCGGTTGGCCGCCCAGGAGACGGACGCTCGGGTGGAACTCGCGGGTCTGCGGCCCCCTGTGGCGCGCATGTTCGAGATAACGGGGGCACATACGGTGTTCCGGGTGCACGCCGGCGTGGACGAAGCGCTGGCGGACGAGCCGTCGACCTGA
- a CDS encoding ATP-binding protein: MTTGPGGHGQTRRLALFGTKGVVSRCRDFTEQALADWGWTAAGPEGPSDVVEDVLLLVSELVTNACLHAGGPEELVLSRSAEWLRVEVADADPRRPRRKVQSDLSRPGGHGLIIMERLAHSWGSEPRGTGKVVWLEVRLSPARGQRMSRP; encoded by the coding sequence ATGACCACGGGCCCCGGAGGGCACGGGCAGACCCGCCGGCTGGCGCTGTTCGGGACGAAAGGGGTCGTCAGCCGGTGTCGTGACTTCACCGAGCAGGCGCTGGCCGACTGGGGATGGACGGCGGCCGGACCCGAAGGACCCAGCGACGTCGTGGAGGACGTGCTCCTGCTCGTGTCCGAGCTGGTGACGAACGCCTGCCTGCACGCGGGCGGTCCCGAAGAACTGGTGCTCAGCAGGTCCGCGGAGTGGCTGCGGGTCGAGGTGGCCGACGCCGACCCCCGCCGGCCCCGGCGCAAGGTGCAGAGCGATCTCTCCCGGCCGGGCGGCCACGGGCTGATCATCATGGAGCGGCTGGCGCACAGTTGGGGCTCGGAGCCCCGCGGCACGGGAAAGGTCGTCTGGCTGGAGGTGCGGCTCAGTCCCGCACGGGGACAGCGGATGAGTCGTCCATGA
- a CDS encoding SigB/SigF/SigG family RNA polymerase sigma factor translates to MSSSTHTRQSVHSGTPESAGRPEPRLTSERRAVFDGLPEIPDPRAVSPMDARALSTTLFARLAVLEEGTPEYSYVRNTLVELNLSLVKFAALRFANRAEPMEDIIQVGTIGLIKAINRFDLEREVEFASFALPTVIGEIKRFFRDSSWSVRVPRRLQELRIDLAKALDVLEQRLGRRPTTAELAAYLGVSEEEVVEGERASNGYTAQSLDATVNDEDASNAVNRRLGIDDPAFDIIDSLEALKPLIATLDERDRLILSLRFREELTQSEIGERLGISQMHVSRLLARILEKLRAGIMDDSSAVPVRD, encoded by the coding sequence ATGTCCAGTTCGACCCACACCCGGCAGTCCGTCCACAGTGGAACCCCGGAGTCCGCCGGCCGCCCGGAGCCCCGCCTCACGTCGGAGCGGCGCGCCGTTTTCGACGGCCTCCCCGAGATCCCCGACCCGCGCGCCGTCAGCCCCATGGACGCCCGCGCGCTGTCGACCACGCTGTTCGCCCGGCTCGCCGTTCTGGAAGAGGGCACCCCGGAGTACTCCTACGTCCGCAACACGCTGGTGGAGCTGAACCTGAGCCTCGTGAAGTTCGCGGCGCTCCGGTTCGCCAACCGGGCCGAACCGATGGAGGACATCATCCAGGTCGGGACGATCGGTCTGATCAAGGCGATCAACCGCTTCGACCTGGAGCGCGAGGTCGAGTTCGCCTCGTTCGCGCTCCCCACCGTGATCGGTGAGATCAAACGGTTCTTCCGGGACTCCAGCTGGTCGGTGCGTGTGCCGCGCCGGCTCCAGGAGCTGCGGATCGACCTCGCCAAGGCGCTCGACGTCCTGGAACAGCGGCTGGGACGCAGGCCCACCACCGCCGAGCTGGCCGCGTACCTCGGCGTCAGCGAGGAGGAGGTGGTGGAGGGCGAGCGCGCGTCCAACGGCTACACGGCGCAGTCGCTCGACGCCACGGTGAACGACGAGGACGCGTCCAACGCCGTCAACAGGCGCCTCGGCATCGACGACCCCGCCTTCGACATCATCGACTCCCTCGAAGCGCTCAAGCCCCTCATCGCCACGCTGGACGAGCGCGACAGGCTGATCCTGTCGCTGCGCTTCCGCGAGGAGCTGACGCAGTCGGAGATCGGCGAGCGGCTCGGCATCTCGCAGATGCATGTGTCACGTCTGCTGGCACGCATCCTCGAGAAGCTGCGGGCCGGGATCATGGACGACTCATCCGCTGTCCCCGTGCGGGACTGA
- a CDS encoding ATP-binding protein — protein MERAPEQQISVSRRFPLDGGRGVVARCRDLTREALDDWFGPYGAAGRVRAQDALLLVSEVVTNACTHGGTPYELRIDRGPGRIRVQVSDTGAAPPRPRGPHHPARASGHGLYLLDRLSEEWGWAPHGRGKAVWFVVTVPD, from the coding sequence ATGGAACGGGCTCCTGAACAGCAGATCTCCGTCAGCCGCCGCTTTCCCCTCGACGGTGGCCGGGGCGTGGTGGCCCGGTGCCGCGACCTGACACGCGAGGCCCTGGACGACTGGTTCGGCCCCTACGGCGCCGCCGGGCGTGTCCGGGCCCAGGACGCACTGCTCCTCGTGTCCGAGGTGGTCACCAACGCGTGCACGCACGGTGGCACCCCGTACGAGCTGAGGATCGACCGCGGCCCCGGCCGGATCAGGGTGCAGGTCAGCGACACCGGCGCGGCCCCGCCGCGCCCCCGGGGCCCGCATCACCCCGCCAGGGCCTCCGGACACGGTCTGTATCTGCTGGATCGCCTGTCCGAGGAGTGGGGATGGGCGCCTCATGGGAGGGGCAAGGCCGTCTGGTTCGTCGTCACGGTCCCGGACTGA